The sequence below is a genomic window from Setaria italica strain Yugu1 chromosome IV, Setaria_italica_v2.0, whole genome shotgun sequence.
GCACGGTGCACGCGCAGCTCGCCACTTTGCTAGCAGCTAGCTGTATGTCCATGCccatggcctcctcctcgccgcccccgGTGCTCCGTCACGTGGTCATGCTCCCCTTCATGGCCAAGGGCCACGCCATGCCGCTCCTCCACCTgacccgcctcctcctctgccggGGCCTCGCGTCGGCCGTCACCTTCCTCGCCACACCGCGCGACGCGCCCTTCATCCGCACCGGCGCCCCCcgcgcggccgccgtcgtcgagctGCCGTTCCCCTCCTCGGCGGCAGGCCCGCAGAGCATGGAGGACCTCCCTTCCGCGTCCAGCTTCCTCGACGtcgtctccgcctccgccgcgctccGACCGGCGTTTGGGGACGCACTGGCGGCGCTGGACCCTCGGCCGGACCTGCTCGTCCACGACGGGTTCCTCCCGTGGGCCAAGGACACCGCCGACGAACTCGGCGTACCGCGGCTCGTCTCGCTCGGCATGGGAGCCTTCGCCTCCTGCGTCCCGATGGCCGTCCTGGCGCAGAAGCCACACGCGCGTGTGAGCTCGCCGTCGGAGCCGTTCGAGGTCGACGGCTTTCCGGGGCTCCGGTTCACCAAGGCGGACCTGAGCCCGCCCTTCGACGACCCGGAGCCGGCCGGCCCTCACTGGGATTTCATCTGCGAGAGCGGCAGGGCCATGGGCTCGAGCCGGGGCAGTATCCTCAATTCCTTCCATGAGCTCGAGTCATTCTACATAGACAAGTGGAACCGTGAGATGCCGCTCAACAAGATGTGGCCGGTCGGTCCGCTCTGCCTTGCCGGCGAACCGGTCCGGACCTTGGATTCAGATATAGCCGCCTGGCTTGACTCAAGGCTCGCGATGAACCGCCCGGTTCTATACGTGGCATTCGGTTCGCAGGCTGACCTGAGCCGGTCACAACTTGAGGAGATGGCAATTGGCTTGGACCGGTCGGATCTGGACTTCATATGGGTGGTTCGATCGAAGTGGTTCGGTCAAGACGAGCCATTCCAAGGCAGGTTCGGTGACAGAGGTAAAGTGGTGAAATATTTTATCAACCAGCTCGGTGTTTTGAGCCATAAAGCTATCAAAGGCTTTTTCAGTCATTGCGGGTGGAACTCGGTGATGGAGAGCATCAGCATGGGTGTCCCCATCCTCGCGTATCCAATGGCGGCAGAGCAGAAGCTAAACGCAAAATTCGTTGTCGATGTGCTCAAAGTCGGAATCAGAATTTGGCCGTCGAAAATGGGGGACGGTGGCCCTGGAAGCGAGCTGGTTCCGAGCGAAGATGTGCAAACGTTGGCTAGAGAGTTGATCctgggagagggagggaaaTGTGCGGCCGCCAAAGCGAGTGAGCTCGCAACCTCGGCTAGAGCCGCTATGGAGACGGGCGGGTCGTCGTTTGAAAGCCTAGAGCTGATGCTCCGTGAGGTGTGTGAGATTGGAAGGCCGGAGGCTAAAGAGTGATCAGCAGCTATCGTCTTCAGTGCTAAGACGGTGTTTGGTTCGTAGTATGGTAATGTAAATGCAAATGAAATGGATCGTAGTCCTTTCAACTATGAAATGTGCGACTAAACTCTTTGTTTGGTTCTACTGCGGTAACGTAATCAAATAGCATGCTTCTTCTATTTTCTGATTACGGAGGGAAGGGGTGGTAAGAGGCTCGTATAGCATGAGAATTTGATTACAACGTTAACCGATTATGGATGGGTGAAAACAAACAACTGTAACGTGATTCATTACCATCCGTAATCCGATTACGTTACATTTtgcccaaccaaacaccacctaaatGTACTCGTCAAATTAATGTAAGGCAAATGGGATCGTTGGTACTATTGTATTTGCCGTTTTAAAGCTAGAACTGATGCGCTGTGATGGAATCTCTATCGGTGCTAACCATGTAGTAGCACCATAAAAACCGAACGAGCATGCATCTAGATTGTGTACATTAATCAAGGTCTATTGGCCAAAATTACGTGTGTGATTGTTGCTTTGCCATGTATGGCAGCGAATGTTCAGATATTCACTTACCACCCACTAGCTGCATGCAGTGTGAGTAGACTTACCGCCGGTGCGAGCAGCATTTTATTTCCGCAACCATTTTATTTTCCAAACCCCTTGTGTACATCTATCTATAATTGAAGGTGTCTAGCTCTCTTAAGGACCTGGACCACGACGATGGTGATTGTCCTTGGTGCGACACCAACGACCAACACACACACATGTTAAACATGCGAAGAAGAAACGAATCATACCAACATCCTAACTTACAATTTCCATGCACACATCTCCACTTCAAATATGAAAGGAAGAGGGATTTTGGATTTGAGGTGTGTCCCAGATTGTTGGCTAGGGCTGTACAACGAATTGCAATGATCGCTCTAAAATGAAACAAATTGTACCATACCTCCAAATTTGTGATTTTCAAGCGACCCTTGACTATATGGCCCCTAGCCTCAACCTGAAGGAAGAtgagttttggattcgggatgcgTCCCAAAGGCGATGATCAGATATGCAGTGGACGGTGCATCGAATGACGTTCCTTGTACATGGACAAAGGTGAAGGGATGTGCAGTAGCAAAACGAATGGATTGGCTACGGTGGGATCGGGGCTGCTGGAGATGGGGGTCTTTTATCAACTCACTTGGTGTCCTGACTCCGATCCTCTGCCACAATGCCATCAAAATTCTAAAGGGCTCTTCTTCAGCCACTGCAGGTGGAACTTATTTGGTGATGAAAAACCTTGTGCATGACTGCTTACCTCACACTACTCTTATCTCGCGCCGACCATTTCTCACATGATAAACCCTAACCCTTTTTCGTAACAAACCAGCAAATGGCTAGGAAGCCGGAGGAGCCGTTGCCGTTGCCGAGCTGTACGTGGATCCGGCCCCAACCTCGGATGAAACTTAACCACTGCCGTGTGGGTCTGATCGCCAGGAGGCCCACACGACAGTATAACTCAGCTGTCTGCAGTTATATAGCAGATGATTTGTTCCCCATCCTCTAGCTTTACTTAATTTGCTGATGGAAGCGGTTCATGTAGGGGGTGTCGTGATCACCGAAAGGTGAGACCCACATCTACCGGGCCTGTAGGAATCGTCATTTTCTATCAGGAAGGCTATGTCGTAGAAAGGAACGGCATTGCTAGCGTCCGGGTATTCGATAGGAATTTTCCTATCCGACATTCCGTTAcaacataaaaataaaatatttgtaaCATCGAAAATATATAGTTGTAACATTGCAAAATATACGAAAAAATAACTACGTCGTTCGActtgggatagaaaattcctaccgcaacatgaacactatatTTCATACAATTAGAAATAGTAATTACAAAACCGATAATTAACGATTGCAACATACGTCGAGCATATTTTTTAAAGATTCCGAAACATTACCGAGGGCCCGTTTGTTTAGCAGGAATTGGGCTGAATTGGAATTGTTTTCCTAGACCGACCTGTTTGGCTCCGCATGGAATTGGAAATCGTCTTTCCAGCAATTTCCACGAGCTGATTTCCTTACCTGCGACACATTCCGGATCTAAAACGAAGAAATCGATTCCATCCCAACACGCCTCCCTTCCCCGACGCCGTGCCGCCTCCCTTTCCCGACTCCCCTTCATCCCGACGCCGCGCCCCCTCCTCTGGTGCCCTCCCCCGGCGCccactcctccgccgcctcctccgacgcccTCCCCCGgtgccgcctcctccagcgccccctcctccgccgcgctgcACCTCCTTCGTCTTCCCTTCCCCGACTGAAAGCTCGCCGCCGTTCAGATCCGCTCACTCGGTGCTGCCagccgctcctccgcctccccatcttcctcctccgtcgcccccTCCTCCACGAAGAAGGCGACGTctacctcctccgccacccctcCTTCAACGCCCCCGTCTACCTCGCCACCGTCCCTGATTGCACTTCGTCTCTAGGGTTCGTGCATCTCCTCCCTGATTGCACTTTGCTCTTACTATTTGTGGTTTGATCTGGTTGTTGCGTCCTCTAATTTGAGGTAATTTGTTGTGGATTTGAGGTAATTTAGGTTTTAATCATCTCGTGCTGCATTTGACAGTGCTTATGCATAGCTACTCAGTGCAATCAACTTCAGTAGTGTACAGATTTGATCTGGTTTACCTACTCAGTGCTTTGATCTGGTTTACCTACTGATTTTGAGTGAAAATACATATGTAACTTCACGTCTAGATATTTCTTTGTCATAGTGTCTTGTATTTGCTAAGTTCATATTAATGTACCCTTCAAATACTTGTTGTTGTACCCTTGTCAGTGAAATGGAACCCCTGTCCAAGCCTTGAGGTTATCTGTCAGATCTTTAGTTTTGGATCAAATTCATCTCAGCTTACAGGGATATTTATCTATTTCCTAGAGGTTATCTGTCCAAGCCTTGAGGTTATCTTTAGTGTTGCTATACTGCTGACTACATACTATTTCTTTCAATCAACACTGACTACTGTTTTCTTTTCTAATCAACATGTCAAATGGTTTAGCTAGTACATTAAATTGCTGATCAATTGAGCTGTATTACCTTGGATGTTATTCGTAGATATGTGCATACTGCGAGTGTGTCAGCTAAACATATAAATAATATTAGTAGATACCTTGCATAATATTTGCATGAAAGTATGCTTCCCTCAGTATCTATCATCAGTTCTAGAttaatctctgtgtgcatcttaAAGAAAATGATGGTCCTTTATTCTTCTGTATACTTAAGAATGTATAGCTATCTTTTTTCTATTCCGCACAACTTCAGTAGGAAATACCAGctaattcattttcttttgtgGTTTGTTTTTTCATTTACTGGTCGTAGCAAGCGAGGAGGGAGTTGTGGGACTGACGACGTCCAACAAGTTCTTCCCTAGAACAACTTCTCACGATGCTGACTATGTGAGATAGCAAGTATAGTCCTCAGCTCACTCTTGACTATTTTCCTGTTGGTGAAACTTTTTTCACACTAATGTATTTCTTATCCATAGCATTTCGCTAACTGCAAGAGACATAGCTATTTTCTGACTATTTTCTACCAGATAGTTAGCCTTTATTGTGTTCAGTGAATAATTAGATGTATGATCAATGTAAGCCATGAAGATCCTAGCTATTCAGCTACTGGGCACTAGTTAAACATAGCACCATCTCCCAGTACTGCAAATCTTATGTGGCTTTCGGTCATTATGTGGCTGTGAATAATACACTCCTTATGCATTCATTGGTGTGTAATGCAGGACTGTATTTATGGCTCAACTTTCTTTCTCCTAGCATCAATGTGTAATCACAGATGTTAATATTATCAGTATATGCTAATGATTCAAGGAACCATTGCTCTATATTAGCATAAACTATTGATATAGATGCTTACCAGTCCAAGTAATTATGACTTGTATGTTAGCATAGAGAATCTTACAGTAGGTAGCATATTCTGTTATTCCCATGATTTCCTGGAGACCTGGACTGTTTGACACTTAGACCGCATAGCTTGACCcatataaattttatttacTATCTCAGattcttttctcttttgttaGCTACTGGTTAAGGCGTTGCTGGGCGGCTTCAAGAAGGGTGCAAGGAACTAATATGCTGAGGCATTGATACATTGTAAGTTTAAAGATTAGCGAGTGGATCCTTAGTTGAAAAATCATAGTTTTTGGTCCTTTTGAAATGTCACCTCCAAAATCTGATGGTTGTCAAATATGATAGTCTGGTACATTTTGATTCTCATGTTTGATATTTCCTCGTTGCATCATATTGCTCCTGCATGCCTTCTGTGGAATACGACGTCCTGGTCATATTCGTATGCATGAAGATTCAGTTATATAAATGCTGATTGGTTAGACTCATCACCTTTGGAGTTCACCCCATTAGAATTGCATGGACTGTCCAGGCTTAACTCACCAgatcgttgcctttcttcgttTCTTCTCACTTTTTAGAGGAGCATGCGGTGACTCAAATGTGCTTTGGTGCTAAGGAAGCATGTGGTGACTCAAATGTGGTGACAGTAGTTGGTATAGCGCCCATGGTGTATATCAGTATATGCGCTCTTATTTTCAGAGTCTGAGCGCCCATTATTTTCAGGCCGTAGTGACAGTGAGCCTAAGTGACAGGCCGTAGGTACAGTGTTCCCTGGGCCAATATAATGCTTACTACTGGGTTAAATTTCTCCTGGATGCACCTTAATTATGGACGACGTGATATGCATTTTACGTTGTAGCCATCTCTATCGTTTCTATTGTTTCAGTAGTCAACAAGGCATCCTCTGCAATTCATTTTTCCCCTTTGTAGCTAGGAGTGAGGTTCTGAGTTCACAGGTTATTAGTTCTAGGTCTGGGAGGAATTAGGATATTGATTTGTCCATCAACACAATTTCCTAAGGAAGCAGATGAAACTGACCTCAAGAAATTTCAAAATCTTTAGCTTATGATATTTGGTTATAATAATCTGTGTCAGGATAATTAGTTTCAAAATCTTTAGCTTATAATTAATCTGTGTCAGGATTAATGAGAAAAATAGTAGTCATTTCTCTGTAGGAAAAGGTTTTTTAACACATGTTAACTGAGAATCTGAAATCCTTGTTTTTTAACACATGAAGTTACTGATTATCCAAAATAGTGTAACACATGAAGTTACTGATTATTTTTTGTCTTCTGATTATCCAAAATAGTGTAGCATTTTGATGATAAATTAAAATATTCCTTTTGCATATGTGCTTTAGATGCCTGACAACAACATAGACTTGGTTAATACAAGCATGGAGCAAATGAGAGAGATGcgtaggaaaaagagaaaaagagtgGCTGCTTTATTTGTTTCTGCTATCATGAGCATGATTGTGCACTGGTATCAGCGTAAGAGACCTAGACATATCGTTGATCCGGATGAAGTGGCTGAGAGAGATGTAGCTACACGCAAACAAATGCTAAGAAATCTGTACCAAGGATCAAATGTCTATTGCTATGATAGTTTGCGCCTAACTAAGAGATCATTCTATGACCTATGTGCCATCTTACGTGAGAGATGTGGTATGTGTGATAACAAGAATGTGTCGGTAGAAGAAAAGGTAGCAATCTTTTTGCCTGTAGTGGGTCATGGCACTAAGATGAGGATGATTCGTAGCTCATATGGATGGTCACTTGAGCCAATCTGCCACCACTTCAATGAGGTGCTTCCagagaagatgaggaagaggtggctTCTAAAACAGCTCAACAAGTGAAGAAACTAGTTCATCTAACTAGTTCATCTATATCAAGTGATGGATAATATCTATTGAACTTGTAATAATATGTGGTATTGTATGTACTATTTCTGTAGCTCGTCTGAAAATATTATCTTGTATTTTATCTGTATTTTCCTAGCTGGAGGTACGTAACTCGTGTATGATGTGTCCTTGCATAAAGATTGTTCATGGGTGTCCTTGCATAAAGATTGTTCGTGTATTATCAGATTTAACCTATATTTTCCAAAGAAGTAGTTTCATCTCTAatcaaccaaacaatatttgaaatctaattctaggaattagtttctttgtacatccaaacaagaaaattgaaatgaatctaATTCTATGTAATTTAATTCCTATTgaatctaattgctagaatgagattcctagaatgagattcaattccatcgaaacaaacggacatctaattgctagaatgaGATTCCTAGAATGAGATTCAATTCCATCGAAACAAACGGGCCCTCAGAGAAAAGTTATACCAGAGGATCTCCATCCTCTTTTGCCGCCATATCCCTTGGCTTGTCGCATTGCCCACCTGAATGAACAGTTCGGACTTGCGAGAAGCCCACGCGGCCAGCAGCAAGCAGAGCCGCAGTATGTCCACGACACTGCAAGCAAGCaggtggaaaaaaaaactgtatGGTGGGAAGTGGGAACGAGGCCCATGGTAGGGTTGCTCGAGCCTTGTCCACGTCAGCAGCAATAATACCCTAATACCAGAAGACCGCTTTCCAGGACAGAGCCAGGCAAGCATCCGAGCCGCCGGTTTGCTTGCTCCATCTTTGGGTTGGGTGGGTGGCTTTGCAACTACAACTTGCTGCAAATCCACATCATCTCCTATATCTAACACTGCCGCATCCAGTCTTCCCAGATATAAGTGCACTACACATCTTTTAAGGTCACATATGATGGCtatttagaaaataaagaaatctATCCGGCCAGCTGAAACGTGGTACAATTTCTTTCTCGTTCTTGCAGAAAATTAAAGGCGTGTTCTACTGTACTGAGTGCAAGTAACGATAAGACAAAATTCAATGTTCAAGTGCTGAAAGTGAAGAGGTGGCTGGAGGAGTTTACGAAGACGGACAGAGATTACCAGGACGGCAGGACTATGAACACCTTTTATACTTGCCGGTATTTTGTTGCTAGCTAGGGTAATCGCCTTGTATTGCTGGAAGTCTAGTATTTTGGTTACCTTTGGTACTCTTGCATTTTGCATCATGGTTATATTCCTATGAAGC
It includes:
- the LOC101762163 gene encoding UDP-glycosyltransferase 90A1; its protein translation is MSMPMASSSPPPVLRHVVMLPFMAKGHAMPLLHLTRLLLCRGLASAVTFLATPRDAPFIRTGAPRAAAVVELPFPSSAAGPQSMEDLPSASSFLDVVSASAALRPAFGDALAALDPRPDLLVHDGFLPWAKDTADELGVPRLVSLGMGAFASCVPMAVLAQKPHARVSSPSEPFEVDGFPGLRFTKADLSPPFDDPEPAGPHWDFICESGRAMGSSRGSILNSFHELESFYIDKWNREMPLNKMWPVGPLCLAGEPVRTLDSDIAAWLDSRLAMNRPVLYVAFGSQADLSRSQLEEMAIGLDRSDLDFIWVVRSKWFGQDEPFQGRFGDRGKVVKYFINQLGVLSHKAIKGFFSHCGWNSVMESISMGVPILAYPMAAEQKLNAKFVVDVLKVGIRIWPSKMGDGGPGSELVPSEDVQTLARELILGEGGKCAAAKASELATSARAAMETGGSSFESLELMLREVCEIGRPEAKE